A window of the Pseudomonas furukawaii genome harbors these coding sequences:
- the folK gene encoding 2-amino-4-hydroxy-6-hydroxymethyldihydropteridine diphosphokinase, translating to MERVYIGLGSNLADPVRQLRGALNALAELSDSRLSAVSSFYASDPLGPPDQPRYMNAVACLETTLEPLQLLDALQAIEQSQGRVRKDERWGPRTLDLDILLFGKRRIDEPRLQVPHYHMHARAFVLYPLAEIAAGLVLPDGRPLQALLEACPFEGLERLPGLAVTP from the coding sequence ATGGAACGCGTCTACATTGGCCTCGGCAGCAATCTCGCCGACCCCGTGAGGCAGTTGCGTGGCGCCCTGAACGCCTTGGCCGAGTTGTCGGATAGCCGCCTGTCGGCCGTATCCTCCTTCTATGCCAGCGACCCGCTGGGCCCGCCCGACCAGCCCCGCTACATGAATGCCGTGGCGTGTCTGGAGACCACACTGGAACCCTTGCAACTGCTGGACGCCCTGCAGGCCATCGAGCAGTCCCAAGGGCGCGTGCGCAAGGACGAACGCTGGGGCCCCCGCACCCTCGACCTGGACATCCTGCTGTTCGGCAAGCGTCGTATCGACGAACCCAGGCTGCAGGTACCGCACTACCACATGCACGCCCGCGCCTTCGTGCTCTACCCCTTGGCCGAAATCGCCGCCGGACTGGTGCTGCCCGACGGGCGCCCCCTCCAGGCGCTGCTGGAGGCCTGCCCGTTCGAAGGCCTCGAGCGCCTTCCCGGCTTGGCGGTAACGCCGTAA
- the panB gene encoding 3-methyl-2-oxobutanoate hydroxymethyltransferase, whose amino-acid sequence MPDVTLTTLQELKLKGEKIAMLTAYDATFAQAACQAGVDVLLVGDSLGMVLQGHDSTLPVTMADMAYHTAAVKRGNRGALIISDLPFMAYANLEQTFANCAALMQAGAHMVKLEGAAWLAEPIRQLAERGVPVCAHLGLTPQAVNILGGYKVQGRQEAQARQLRADAMALEQAGAAMLLLECVPSELAAEITQSVKIPVIGIGAGSATDGQVLVLHDMLGLSLTGRTPKFVKNFMEGQTSIQAALAAYVNAVKNVSFPATEHGFSA is encoded by the coding sequence ATGCCTGATGTGACCCTGACCACCCTGCAAGAGCTCAAGCTGAAAGGCGAGAAGATCGCCATGCTGACAGCCTATGACGCCACCTTCGCCCAGGCTGCCTGCCAGGCCGGTGTGGATGTGTTGCTGGTGGGCGACTCCCTTGGCATGGTCCTGCAAGGCCATGACAGCACCCTGCCGGTCACCATGGCCGATATGGCCTACCACACCGCCGCCGTGAAACGCGGCAACCGGGGCGCACTGATCATCAGCGACCTGCCCTTCATGGCGTACGCCAACCTCGAGCAGACCTTCGCCAACTGCGCCGCCCTGATGCAGGCCGGCGCCCATATGGTCAAGCTGGAAGGTGCCGCCTGGCTGGCTGAACCCATCCGTCAGCTGGCCGAACGCGGCGTCCCCGTTTGCGCCCACCTGGGCCTCACCCCGCAAGCCGTCAACATCCTTGGCGGCTACAAGGTCCAGGGCCGCCAGGAAGCCCAGGCGCGCCAACTGCGCGCCGACGCCATGGCCCTGGAGCAGGCCGGAGCCGCCATGCTGCTGCTGGAGTGCGTCCCCAGCGAACTGGCCGCCGAGATCACCCAGTCGGTGAAAATCCCGGTGATCGGAATCGGCGCCGGCAGCGCCACCGACGGACAGGTACTGGTCCTGCACGACATGCTGGGCCTTTCCCTCACCGGCCGCACGCCCAAGTTCGTGAAGAACTTCATGGAAGGCCAGACCAGTATCCAGGCCGCGCTCGCCGCTTACGTCAACGCGGTGAAGAACGTTTCGTTCCCCGCCACCGAACACGGATTCTCCGCATGA
- the panC gene encoding pantoate--beta-alanine ligase produces the protein MITVKTVRELRAAVARARSEGKRIGFVPTMGNLHAGHVALVEKASQRTDFVVTSIFVNPLQFGPNEDLAKYPRTLVADQEKLVAAGCQLLFHPDVEDMYPDGMDGQTRVNVPLVSEGLCGESRPGHFEGVATVVSKLFNMVQPDLAVFGEKDFQQLAVIRKLVRDLNMPIQIIGEPTVRAEDGLALSSRNGYLDEGQRAAAPALYRTLQRLANAIREGRRDFASLEQEGRDELAAAGFRPDYLEIRESLNLRRADVEDQHLVILAAAFMGNTRLIDNLAFSLEAQA, from the coding sequence ATGATCACCGTCAAGACCGTCCGCGAACTCCGGGCCGCCGTCGCCCGTGCGCGCAGCGAAGGCAAGCGCATCGGCTTCGTGCCCACCATGGGCAACCTCCACGCCGGGCATGTCGCCCTGGTGGAGAAGGCCAGCCAGCGCACCGACTTCGTGGTCACCAGCATCTTCGTCAATCCGCTGCAGTTCGGGCCCAACGAAGATCTGGCCAAATACCCGCGCACCCTGGTGGCCGACCAGGAGAAACTCGTCGCCGCCGGCTGCCAGCTGCTGTTCCATCCCGATGTCGAGGACATGTACCCCGACGGCATGGACGGCCAGACCCGCGTCAACGTTCCCCTGGTCTCCGAGGGCCTTTGCGGCGAAAGCCGCCCCGGTCACTTCGAGGGCGTCGCTACCGTGGTCAGCAAGCTGTTCAACATGGTCCAGCCCGACCTCGCGGTCTTCGGCGAGAAGGACTTCCAGCAACTGGCGGTGATCCGCAAGCTGGTACGGGACCTGAACATGCCCATCCAGATCATCGGAGAGCCTACGGTTCGCGCGGAGGACGGCCTCGCCCTGTCCTCCCGCAACGGCTACCTGGATGAAGGCCAGCGCGCCGCCGCGCCGGCCCTTTATCGCACCCTGCAGCGGCTGGCGAACGCCATCCGCGAAGGCCGCCGCGACTTCGCCAGCCTGGAGCAGGAAGGCCGCGACGAGTTGGCCGCCGCCGGATTCCGCCCCGACTACCTGGAGATCCGCGAAAGCCTGAACCTGCGTCGCGCCGACGTCGAGGACCAGCATCTGGTGATCCTGGCCGCCGCCTTCATGGGCAATACCCGACTGATCGACAACCTGGCCTTCAGCCTGGAAGCGCAAGCCTGA
- the panD gene encoding aspartate 1-decarboxylase: MHAIMLKAKLHRAEVTHAVLDYEGSCAIDGEWLDLAGIREYEQIQIYNVDNGERFTTYAIRGENGSRMISVNGAAAHKAKVGDRVIICAYAHYSEAELANFKPRMLYMAPGNELSHTSNAIPVQVA, encoded by the coding sequence ATGCACGCCATCATGCTCAAGGCCAAACTGCACCGCGCCGAAGTGACCCACGCCGTGCTCGATTACGAAGGCTCCTGCGCCATCGATGGTGAGTGGCTCGATCTCGCCGGCATCCGCGAGTACGAACAGATCCAGATCTACAACGTCGACAACGGCGAGCGCTTCACCACCTATGCCATCCGCGGCGAGAACGGTTCGCGCATGATCTCGGTGAACGGTGCCGCCGCCCACAAGGCCAAGGTGGGTGATCGCGTCATCATCTGCGCCTACGCCCACTACAGCGAGGCGGAACTGGCCAACTTCAAACCGCGTATGCTGTACATGGCCCCGGGCAACGAACTCAGCCACACCAGCAACGCGATTCCTGTCCAGGTCGCCTGA
- the pgi gene encoding glucose-6-phosphate isomerase — translation MDHHLTPLDVTQLPTWSALQQHRQELAAFSLRQAFATDPDRFQRFSLSACGLLLDFSKNLIRPDTLALLVKLAQEGQLGDAIKAMFRGEVINASERRPVLHTALRRPIGDRVTVDGQDVMPEVHRVLHQMTELVTAVHNGLWRGYTEKPITDVVNIGIGGSFLGPQLVSEALLPFAQKGVRCHYLANIDGSEFRELACKLNAETTLFIVSSKSFGTLETLKNAQAARAWYLAQGGSEAELYRHFIAVSSNKEAAMAFGIREGNIFPMWDWVGGRYSLWSAIGLPIAMSIGISNFKELLSGAYSMDQHFQTTPFERNIPVVLGLLGVWYGDFWGARSHAILPYDYYLRNFTDHLQQLDMESNGKSVRQDGSPVSAGTGPVIWGGVGCNGQHAYHQLLHQGTQLIPADFIVPVSSYNPVADHHQWLFANCLSQSQALMLGKTREEAEAELRAKGLPEDEVQRLAPHKVVPGNRPSNTLVVERISPRRLGALIAMYEHKVYVQSVLWGINAFDQWGVELGKELGKAVYSRLTGQEETQAEDNSTQGLIDFFRARHRG, via the coding sequence ATGGATCATCACCTGACGCCCCTCGATGTCACCCAACTGCCCACCTGGAGCGCGCTGCAACAGCACCGCCAGGAACTGGCCGCCTTCAGCCTGCGCCAGGCCTTCGCCACCGACCCCGATCGTTTCCAGCGATTCAGCCTGAGTGCCTGTGGCCTGTTGCTGGACTTCTCCAAGAACCTGATCCGCCCCGACACCCTGGCGCTGCTGGTCAAGCTCGCCCAGGAAGGCCAGTTGGGCGACGCCATCAAGGCCATGTTCCGTGGCGAGGTGATCAACGCGTCCGAACGTCGTCCGGTGCTGCACACGGCCCTGCGTCGCCCCATCGGCGACAGGGTGACAGTGGATGGCCAGGACGTGATGCCCGAAGTGCACCGTGTGCTGCACCAGATGACCGAACTGGTGACCGCCGTGCACAACGGTCTCTGGCGCGGCTACACCGAGAAGCCCATCACCGACGTCGTGAACATCGGCATCGGCGGCTCCTTCCTCGGCCCGCAGCTGGTATCCGAAGCGTTGTTGCCCTTTGCCCAGAAGGGCGTGCGTTGCCACTACCTGGCGAACATCGATGGCAGCGAGTTCCGCGAACTGGCGTGCAAGCTCAACGCCGAGACCACTCTATTCATCGTCTCCAGCAAGTCCTTCGGTACCCTCGAAACCCTGAAGAACGCCCAGGCGGCACGCGCCTGGTACCTGGCCCAAGGCGGTAGCGAGGCCGAGCTCTACCGGCACTTCATCGCGGTTTCCAGCAACAAGGAAGCGGCCATGGCCTTCGGGATCCGCGAAGGAAACATCTTCCCCATGTGGGACTGGGTGGGCGGACGCTACTCCCTGTGGTCCGCCATCGGCCTGCCGATCGCCATGTCCATCGGCATCTCCAACTTCAAGGAACTGCTGTCCGGCGCCTACAGCATGGACCAGCACTTCCAGACCACCCCCTTCGAGCGCAACATCCCGGTGGTGCTGGGCCTGCTCGGCGTCTGGTACGGCGACTTCTGGGGCGCCCGCAGCCACGCCATCCTGCCCTACGACTACTACCTGCGTAACTTCACGGACCACCTGCAGCAGCTGGACATGGAATCCAACGGCAAGAGCGTGCGCCAGGACGGCAGCCCCGTCAGCGCCGGCACCGGGCCGGTGATCTGGGGCGGCGTCGGCTGCAACGGCCAGCATGCCTACCACCAGTTGCTGCACCAGGGCACCCAATTGATCCCGGCGGACTTCATCGTCCCGGTGTCCAGCTACAACCCGGTAGCCGATCACCACCAGTGGCTGTTCGCCAACTGCCTGTCCCAGAGCCAGGCGTTGATGCTGGGCAAAACCCGCGAGGAAGCCGAGGCCGAGCTGCGTGCCAAGGGCCTGCCGGAAGACGAAGTCCAGCGCCTCGCTCCACACAAGGTGGTGCCCGGAAACCGCCCGAGCAACACCCTGGTGGTAGAGCGCATCAGCCCTCGCCGCCTGGGCGCGCTGATCGCCATGTACGAACACAAGGTCTACGTGCAGAGCGTGCTCTGGGGCATCAACGCCTTCGACCAGTGGGGCGTCGAACTGGGCAAGGAGCTGGGCAAGGCCGTGTACTCGCGCCTGACCGGCCAGGAGGAAACGCAGGCCGAAGACAACTCGACCCAGGGCCTGATCGACTTCTTCCGCGCCCGCCATCGCGGCTGA
- the acs gene encoding acetate--CoA ligase, translating into MYEISLHPVPEAVRKHALLDDAAYQRLYQQSVEQPEQFWGEQASNFLSWFKPWDQVHRSDLAKGEAEWFKGGKLNVAYNCIDRHLEQRGEQVAIIWEGDNPGESAHITYRKLHNNVARLANVLKSRGVKKGDRVCIYMPMIPEAAYAMLACARIGAVHSVVFGGFSPDALRDRILDADCRTVITADEGVRGGKYVPLKRNVDKALKDCPDVSSVLVVQRTQGEVDWVEGRDLWYHEALHGTSDDCPPEWMDAEDPLFILYTSGSTGKPKGVLHTTGGYLLGAAMTHKYVFDYHEGDIYWCTADVGWVTGHSYIVYGPLANAATTLMFEGVPNYPDASRFWQVIDKHQVNIFYTAPTAIRALMREGEEPVRKTARTSLRLLGSVGEPINPEAWEWYYNVVGDRRCPIVDTWWQTETGSILITPLPGATTLKPGSATRPFFGVQPVLLDDKGKEIDGPGAGVLAIKASWPSQIRSVYGDHKRMIDTYFAAYPGYYFTGDGARRDEDGYYWITGRVDDVINVSGHRIGTAEVESALVLHDAVAEAAVVGYPHDVKGQGIYAFVTPMAGLEPTDELRKELLALVSKEIGSFAKPELIQWAPGLPKTRSGKIMRRILRKIACNELDNLGDTSTLADPSVVQSLIDKRLNQ; encoded by the coding sequence ATGTACGAGATCAGCCTTCACCCCGTGCCGGAAGCCGTGCGCAAGCATGCCCTCCTGGATGACGCCGCCTACCAGCGCCTGTACCAGCAATCCGTCGAACAGCCCGAGCAATTCTGGGGCGAACAGGCCAGCAATTTCCTCAGCTGGTTCAAACCCTGGGATCAGGTGCATCGCAGCGATCTTGCCAAGGGCGAGGCCGAATGGTTCAAGGGCGGCAAGCTGAACGTCGCCTACAACTGCATCGACCGCCATCTGGAACAGCGGGGCGAGCAGGTCGCCATCATCTGGGAAGGCGACAACCCCGGCGAATCCGCCCACATCACCTATCGCAAGCTCCACAACAACGTCGCGCGCCTGGCCAACGTGCTGAAGAGCCGGGGCGTCAAGAAGGGCGATCGCGTCTGCATCTACATGCCGATGATCCCCGAAGCGGCCTACGCCATGCTCGCCTGCGCCCGCATCGGCGCCGTGCATTCGGTGGTGTTCGGCGGCTTTTCCCCCGACGCCTTGCGTGACCGCATCCTCGACGCCGACTGCCGCACCGTGATCACCGCCGACGAAGGCGTGCGCGGCGGCAAGTACGTCCCCCTCAAGCGGAACGTCGACAAGGCCCTGAAAGACTGCCCCGACGTCTCCTCGGTGCTGGTGGTCCAGCGCACCCAGGGCGAGGTGGACTGGGTGGAAGGCCGCGACCTCTGGTACCACGAGGCCCTCCACGGCACCAGCGACGACTGCCCGCCGGAATGGATGGACGCGGAAGACCCGCTGTTCATCCTCTACACCTCCGGGTCCACCGGCAAACCCAAGGGCGTGCTGCACACCACGGGCGGCTACCTGCTGGGCGCGGCCATGACCCACAAGTACGTGTTCGACTACCACGAGGGCGACATCTACTGGTGCACCGCGGACGTGGGCTGGGTCACCGGCCACAGCTACATCGTCTACGGTCCCCTGGCCAACGCCGCCACCACCCTGATGTTCGAGGGCGTGCCCAACTACCCGGATGCCTCGCGCTTCTGGCAGGTGATCGACAAGCACCAGGTGAATATCTTCTACACCGCCCCCACCGCCATCCGCGCCCTGATGCGCGAAGGCGAGGAACCGGTGAGGAAGACCGCCCGCACCAGCCTGCGCCTGCTGGGCTCGGTGGGCGAACCGATCAACCCGGAAGCCTGGGAGTGGTACTACAACGTGGTGGGCGACCGTCGCTGCCCCATCGTCGACACCTGGTGGCAGACCGAGACCGGCAGCATCCTGATCACGCCGCTGCCGGGCGCCACCACCCTGAAGCCCGGCTCCGCCACCCGCCCCTTCTTCGGCGTACAGCCGGTGCTGCTGGATGACAAGGGCAAGGAAATCGACGGCCCCGGCGCAGGCGTCCTCGCCATCAAGGCGAGCTGGCCGAGCCAGATCCGCAGTGTCTACGGCGACCACAAACGGATGATCGACACCTATTTCGCCGCCTATCCGGGCTACTACTTCACCGGCGACGGCGCTCGTCGCGACGAGGACGGCTACTACTGGATCACCGGCCGGGTCGACGACGTGATCAACGTTTCCGGCCATCGCATCGGCACCGCCGAGGTGGAAAGCGCCCTGGTGCTCCACGACGCCGTCGCCGAAGCCGCGGTGGTGGGCTATCCCCATGACGTGAAGGGCCAGGGCATCTACGCCTTCGTCACGCCCATGGCCGGACTGGAACCGACCGACGAACTGAGGAAGGAGTTGCTGGCCCTGGTCAGCAAGGAAATCGGCAGCTTCGCCAAGCCAGAACTGATCCAGTGGGCCCCGGGACTGCCCAAGACCCGCTCCGGCAAGATCATGCGCCGCATCCTGCGCAAGATCGCCTGTAACGAACTGGACAACCTGGGAGACACCTCCACCCTGGCCGATCCGTCCGTGGTGCAGAGCCTGATCGACAAACGCCTCAACCAGTAG
- a CDS encoding oxygenase MpaB family protein, with product MEFIRSRIERQIISLTGLALGQLDYENPEGDPGLFGPDSACWKIHGDFTSMMIGGISALLLQMLHPLALSGVWDHSNFRDDMLGRLRRTGQFISGTTFGTRRDAEWLIDKVREIHLKVVGTAPDGRPYAASDPDLLTWVHVAEVSCFLKAHLRYLNPDLSGEEQDRYYAEIALVAERLGARNVPRSRQAVADYLDAMRPQLQADERTREVVRLLFSAPAPSALAKPFGILMMQAGVDLLPDWASATLGLHQRPWQRRVVRDLVWRVAPLLRWAMRNGAVHRARRRMGLPPR from the coding sequence ATGGAATTCATCCGCAGCCGAATCGAACGCCAGATCATCAGCCTCACCGGCCTCGCTCTGGGACAGCTCGACTACGAAAACCCAGAGGGCGATCCCGGCCTGTTCGGCCCGGACTCCGCCTGCTGGAAGATCCACGGCGACTTCACCTCCATGATGATCGGCGGCATCAGCGCCCTGTTGCTGCAGATGCTCCACCCGCTCGCCCTGTCGGGTGTCTGGGACCACTCCAACTTCCGCGACGACATGCTCGGTCGATTGCGTCGTACCGGCCAGTTCATCTCCGGCACCACCTTCGGCACTCGCCGGGACGCCGAATGGCTGATCGACAAGGTCCGCGAGATCCACCTCAAGGTGGTGGGTACCGCACCGGACGGCCGCCCCTACGCCGCCAGCGACCCGGACCTGCTCACCTGGGTCCATGTCGCCGAGGTCAGCTGTTTCCTCAAGGCCCACCTGCGTTACCTGAACCCGGACCTCTCGGGCGAGGAGCAGGACCGCTACTACGCCGAGATCGCCCTGGTGGCCGAGCGCCTGGGTGCGCGCAACGTCCCCAGGTCGCGTCAGGCGGTGGCCGATTACCTGGACGCCATGCGCCCGCAGCTCCAGGCTGACGAACGTACCCGCGAGGTCGTGCGCCTGCTGTTCAGCGCCCCGGCCCCCAGCGCCCTCGCCAAGCCTTTCGGCATCCTGATGATGCAGGCGGGGGTCGACCTCCTGCCCGACTGGGCGAGCGCCACGCTGGGCCTGCACCAGCGCCCATGGCAACGCCGGGTGGTTCGCGATCTCGTATGGCGTGTCGCGCCACTGCTGCGTTGGGCGATGCGCAATGGCGCCGTCCATCGGGCCCGCCGTCGCATGGGCTTGCCACCCCGTTGA
- a CDS encoding acetyl-CoA C-acetyltransferase produces MQDVVIVAATRTAIGSFQGSLANIPAPELGAAVIRQLLAQTGLAGEQVDEVILGQVLTAGSGQNPARQAAILAGLPHAVPALTLNKVCGSGLKALHLGAQAIRCGDAEVIIAGGQENMSLAPYVMPGARTGLRMGHAKLVDTMIQDGLWDAFNDYHMGITAENLVEKYGIGREQQDAFAAASQQKACAAIEAGRFNDEITPILIPQKKGEPVAFATDEQPRAGTTAEALAKLKPAFKKDGSVTAGNASSLNDGAAAVLLMSAAKAKSLGLPVLARIAGYANAGVDPAIMGIGPVSATRRCLEKAGWSLQDLDLIEANEAFAAQALSVGQELGWDAGKVNVNGGAIALGHPIGASGCRVLVTLLHEMIKRDAKKGLATLCIGGGQGVALAIER; encoded by the coding sequence ATGCAAGACGTCGTCATAGTCGCCGCCACCCGCACCGCCATCGGCAGCTTCCAGGGCAGCCTGGCCAACATCCCGGCCCCGGAGCTGGGCGCGGCGGTGATCCGCCAGCTGCTGGCCCAGACCGGCCTTGCCGGCGAGCAGGTCGATGAAGTCATCCTCGGCCAGGTGCTCACCGCGGGCAGCGGCCAGAACCCCGCGCGCCAGGCCGCCATCCTCGCCGGCCTGCCCCACGCCGTGCCCGCCCTGACCCTGAACAAGGTCTGCGGCTCCGGCCTCAAGGCCCTGCACCTGGGCGCCCAGGCCATCCGCTGCGGCGATGCCGAGGTGATCATCGCCGGTGGCCAGGAGAACATGAGCCTCGCCCCCTACGTCATGCCCGGCGCCCGCACCGGCCTGCGCATGGGCCACGCCAAGCTGGTGGACACCATGATCCAGGACGGCCTCTGGGACGCCTTCAACGACTACCACATGGGCATCACCGCCGAGAACCTGGTGGAGAAGTACGGCATCGGCCGCGAGCAGCAGGACGCCTTTGCCGCCGCCTCCCAGCAGAAGGCCTGCGCCGCCATCGAGGCCGGCCGCTTCAATGACGAGATCACCCCGATCCTGATCCCGCAGAAGAAGGGCGAGCCGGTCGCCTTCGCCACCGACGAGCAGCCCCGCGCCGGCACCACCGCAGAAGCCCTGGCCAAGCTCAAACCGGCGTTCAAGAAGGACGGCAGCGTCACCGCCGGCAACGCCTCCAGCCTCAACGACGGCGCCGCCGCCGTGCTGCTGATGAGTGCCGCGAAGGCCAAGTCCCTGGGCCTGCCGGTGCTGGCGCGCATCGCCGGCTACGCCAACGCCGGCGTCGACCCGGCGATCATGGGCATCGGCCCGGTCTCCGCCACCCGCCGCTGCCTGGAGAAGGCCGGCTGGAGCCTCCAGGACCTGGACCTGATCGAAGCTAACGAGGCCTTCGCCGCCCAGGCCCTGTCCGTGGGCCAGGAACTGGGCTGGGACGCCGGCAAGGTCAACGTCAACGGCGGCGCCATCGCCCTCGGCCACCCCATCGGCGCCTCCGGCTGCCGCGTGCTGGTGACCCTGCTGCACGAGATGATCAAGCGCGACGCGAAGAAGGGCCTGGCGACCCTCTGCATCGGCGGCGGACAGGGCGTGGCCCTGGCCATCGAGCGCTGA
- a CDS encoding class I SAM-dependent rRNA methyltransferase, translating into MPSVLLPALRAALDARQPLLAELHAQGTDCYRLFHGSQEGAPGLTLDRYGPQLMVQSFHQPLERDELLELAATVDAFIGQPLLLVYNDRSQGNSRVDRRDPVYQAETSALEDLMGHEWGLNYRVRGRHPGQDPLLFLDLRNARGWVKEHSAGKSVLNLFAYTCGVGLAAAAGGADEVWNLDFAEGNLAVGRENASLNPGLAPMQFVQSDYFPAIRQLAGLPIARRHGQKLPSYPRLDARQFDLVFLDPPAWAKSAFGTVDLQRDYQSLLKPALLATAEDGVLVCNNNLAKVDMDEWRDQVLRCASKLGRPVRDWQPLSPAADFPSRDGRPPLKTLILQL; encoded by the coding sequence ATGCCCTCCGTCCTCCTCCCGGCGCTGCGCGCCGCCCTTGACGCCCGCCAACCGCTGCTGGCCGAGCTCCATGCACAGGGCACCGACTGCTATCGCCTGTTCCACGGCAGCCAGGAAGGCGCACCCGGCCTGACCCTCGACCGCTACGGCCCGCAGTTGATGGTGCAGAGCTTCCACCAGCCACTGGAGCGGGACGAACTGCTGGAACTGGCCGCCACCGTGGACGCCTTCATTGGCCAGCCCCTGCTGCTGGTCTACAACGACCGTTCCCAGGGCAACTCCCGCGTAGACCGCCGAGACCCGGTGTACCAGGCTGAAACCAGTGCCCTGGAGGACCTGATGGGGCATGAATGGGGATTGAACTACCGGGTACGGGGTCGCCACCCTGGCCAGGATCCGCTGCTGTTCCTCGACCTGCGCAACGCCCGGGGCTGGGTCAAGGAGCACAGTGCGGGCAAGTCGGTACTCAACCTGTTCGCCTATACCTGCGGAGTCGGCCTCGCTGCGGCGGCAGGCGGAGCCGATGAGGTGTGGAACCTGGACTTCGCCGAGGGCAACCTGGCGGTGGGTCGGGAGAACGCCTCGCTCAATCCGGGGCTCGCGCCCATGCAATTCGTGCAGTCCGACTACTTCCCAGCCATTCGCCAACTGGCCGGCCTGCCCATCGCCCGTCGCCATGGACAGAAGCTGCCCAGCTACCCGCGCCTCGACGCGCGCCAGTTCGACCTCGTTTTCCTCGACCCGCCGGCCTGGGCCAAAAGCGCCTTCGGCACCGTGGACCTCCAGAGGGATTACCAGAGCCTGCTCAAGCCCGCCCTGCTGGCCACCGCCGAGGACGGCGTCCTCGTGTGCAACAACAACCTGGCCAAGGTGGACATGGACGAATGGCGCGATCAGGTCCTGCGCTGCGCCAGCAAGCTGGGCCGGCCGGTGCGAGACTGGCAGCCCCTGTCGCCGGCTGCCGACTTTCCCTCCAGGGATGGGCGACCGCCCCTCAAGACCCTGATCCTGCAGCTCTAG